From Pseudomonadota bacterium, a single genomic window includes:
- a CDS encoding ribbon-helix-helix protein, CopG family: MILPPEIMSRLEELAKATKRSKAYYVKEALFTYLEDLEDGYLALQRLNDKNAKYLSHEEAKKYLGL; the protein is encoded by the coding sequence ATGATTTTACCGCCCGAAATAATGTCAAGACTGGAAGAGCTTGCAAAAGCAACCAAACGGTCAAAGGCTTATTATGTGAAAGAGGCTCTTTTTACCTACCTTGAAGACCTCGAAGATGGTTACCTTGCCCTGCAAAGACTGAATGATAAAAATGCGAAGTATCTGAGCCACGAAGAGGCAAAGAAATATCTTGGGCTTTAA